CTTAAGGAGCAAGAAGGGCACTGGGGTTTGAGGGAGTTTGATTAAAAAGCAGATGCCAGGCAAACAACCTATTGACACAAATCTAATTAGCTCTAAGTGCTCtgttgagaaagaaaaatcaaGCATCTAactttttaaccctcctgtcgTCCTCAGGTAAAATGTgactcattttcaaaaagttcctgtatcagaaatgtgggttactttcaaccaaattgtccaaaagagtttaaaattgaaattctgacccagaaaaaaatgtgcatgGTCCACAGTAAGACAACAAGGGTTAAGTAAGAACcaacatgttgtatttttggtcttttttttgctAGCCAGGAAAGCCAGCTAGGAAATATGTCAAGTTAAGGTTTGGTGTCAGGATCAAAGAGCAAATGTGTAAAAGTTTTTTAGGCCCGCAAAATAACTCTTGAGACAAATTTAAACACAAAGTGAGCATTACAAACTGAAAGTATGGGGTTGGAAAAATGTGGGCATTTTGACGCTATCCAGTTGCTTTACAGGAAATGTAGGATTTGGAGCCTGACCCTTTCTAAACACTAAAAATCAAGATTCTGCCTCCTCTACTTCAATTCCAACCattcttcttttaatttgtctctTGTGAGTCCTACAACTTTATGGAAGTACAATTCTAAATTGTTGGAGTGCCCTTCCAAAAACTTTAAAGCCCCAGAATAAATACCAAAGAAATGACCGTTTTCTATGGCCTGATAAGGAGAAAtccacaatagaaacatgaagacaataatGAATATATTGATTAAGCAATCACTTTGTTCAAATATGGGGTGCAAATCTCACTTTTTGGAAGTGGAAAAtctttaaatatgtacagtacagtatgtcagccTCGCCGTTTAAAATCCAAAGCAACAATCTCACGTGTATTTTCAGgggatttaaaaacagattataGAACCCAAACAATGTATCATCcatttccttatttatttactaagaaatacaaacaatgcAAACGTCCTTTCCAAAGCACCAAATTGTTCACATTTCCATATCAGTAGAAAAAGAATGCTATCTGGATATCCACACGGGAATGTGAATTAACCCATTTGTCAACACAGCTGAcccatgaagaagaagaaaaatatcttGCAAAatagctttaaaggtcccatggcatgtaAATATCACTTTATGgaggtttttaacattcatatgcgttcctccagcctgcccatggtcccgcagtggctagaaatgacgataggtgtaaactgagtcctgggtatcctgctctgcctttgagaaaatgaaagctcagatgggccttTCTGAAAtgttgccccttatgaggtcataaggagcaaggttacctcccctttctctgctttgcctgcccagagaatttggcacaGCCATGAGAGCGAGACATCATGGGTTTctaatgagcaaagtggcagttgttcaagccccccccccccctccttaaaagctacagactcagaattggcacacactaaggaaagctcattgtgagactggctctagtggctgtaattctgcaccaagctATACTTTgggagagagacttcagataaagtaatagggggccactaaggtctatataaagcatCCAATGagtaccatgtcatgggaccttaaaacAAAACTCCTTATCAACACAAAGAATCCCAGTGGGTCATAACACATGTACAACACATCtggttaaaaaagcagaattaaCGAGGAAAAATGgctttacattatttacaaatGTGACACTGTCCTAATTAAAAATATACTGAGATCTGTTTCTCATTTGTGGTATCCAAACGATTAGAAACCAAGTGTGTCACAGATGCTAGAAACGGACTCTAATCAGCTGATAAAATAGTTCTGTTGTGTTCCAGTCATCAGTTGTGCAAAAGGCAAACAACCTCAAAAGGGAGTGATAGGATagaatttcaaaatgtacaaacagATAGCCAAAGTGACATTCATGTACAATATTGTAGTCAAGCAATAGAACATAACATGACCCATAACTGTCATAGAGGCTGATCTATATTTGGAAATCACCTAGTgggatgaataaaaaaaggtgGCAAAAGTGATTGTTTTGCAAAAGCAACACATTCTGCTTCTATCCCTTAATATAGCTGTAATTAGTCTGGTTCGAATTGGCATAAAACAGTATGAATTTACATTATATCATAAAAAAGAGGGTACAATCTTTgccacaaataaaaatgtgggTAAATTTAACTGCAGTTGGTTCACCCTCCACAACAGCCTGTTTGCTTGTAGGCTCCAAACACATTTTGGGGACCAGTCTGTAGCCTACTTTCTGAGATTTATTGTGTCTTTGGCAGTATTTTAGGGACTGTAACTGTTCAGATGACACAGTATGGCTCCATGGGCGTCTGTGTCCCCAGGCAGCACGGGAAACAGGCTCTGAGGCGCATCCGGAGCTCCTTGTTGAACAGGAAGCTGATGATGGGGTTCGCACCCGCCTGGGCGAAGCTCATCCAAACCGCAGCGCTCAGGTAGAGCTGCGGGACCGGGGCTCCCCGCGCAAATATTCTCAGGTAGCAGGCGCTTATATACGGAGCCCACAGAATGAGGAAGGTCAGTGTGATCATGTAATACATCTTCCCTATCCGTTTCTCCATCTTAAACTCGTCCAGCACAAGCAGCCTGCGGTTGCCTGGATGCAAAGCTTGCCTGATGCCCACCAGCGTCGGCGGAGTGGGTCCGCGGCCGAAGCCTGCGATCCAGTTGGCGGCGGCCTGCCCGGTGGCTCCGGGGCCGTGGAAGGTCCAGTTCTGGCTGATGGCAGGGACCAGCTGAGCCGGCTTCATCTTGCGGTGATCGTAGACGAAACACAGCATCTTGATGTAAACCACATGGGTCATCCCCACGATGACGGCCAGCATCAGCATGAAGCCCAGGGTGTCGTTTGCCTTCACGTAGCGGTGCTCGAACGTGCACTGCTCCTCCTCACGGATGAATTTGTAGGTGCCCACGTCGAAAACTGGAGGGAAAGCCATGGCTACGGAGAGAGTCCACACCATGCAGATCACCGCCACGCACGTACACAGATTCATCCTCTTGTAATAGAACCTGTGGTGGGCGATCGCCATGTACCGGGTGACGCTGACGCAGAAGAGCAGGAAGGCTACGTGGAAGCAGAAGAGCACCGACATGAAGGCGACGATCTTGCAGCTGAGTGCGCTGTACGGCCAGGCGGAGCCGCCGCTGATCGATGCCATCACGAAGGGAAAGCAGACGGCTGAGCGGAGCACGTCAGCCAGGCACAGGTCCAGGAGGAAATAGTAAGGAGCCTTGTGCAGCGAGCTGtctttcagcagcagcagcgacaGCGACGCGTTGCCCAGCAGGCTGATGCCCATGATCAGAAGCAGGGAGGCCACCTTGACCGCAGAGGCCGTGGACGCATAGCTCTGTAAGGACGGGCTGCTCTCCCCAAACTCGCTTGTGTTTGCCATCTATGCAGCCGAGGTAGCGTATATTCCCACATCAATTCATTGACGAGCGGTATAGCCTATATGCTGCCAAGGCTGaaattaaaaccaaatcaaCACGATCCTCCAcccctttaaaagaaataaacagtcagAATTAAATTCCACTCAGAAGCATCCGTTCCACATCGGTTCGCACCCACCCCGATGTGCTGTGATCCCCATCAATAACAAACATctactatttctttttcttcttcttgtccttcATTTCACAAGTGTCCGGTACAAAAAACAGTCCAGTCTGTTGCTCCAGTGTGTGCTGAATAGAGGCAGCCTGGTTCAGCTTCATACATCAGCTCGGAAGGCATCCCTTCAGCAGACAAGCGGCtcagaaaacacatttcaatttcCATCGATGGCGGAGGTCTCCCGTTCGTTtttaggaataaaataaaaaagcagacagTGTTCGGAAGCGTGGCGCAAATACGCATCCACAGTCTCATCAACGACAGGTAAAATCTCACTTATAGCctacaaaagcaaaacatgtttgtaaaagCCGAGCGG
The Etheostoma cragini isolate CJK2018 chromosome 4, CSU_Ecrag_1.0, whole genome shotgun sequence genome window above contains:
- the gpr27 gene encoding probable G-protein coupled receptor 27; protein product: MANTSEFGESSPSLQSYASTASAVKVASLLLIMGISLLGNASLSLLLLKDSSLHKAPYYFLLDLCLADVLRSAVCFPFVMASISGGSAWPYSALSCKIVAFMSVLFCFHVAFLLFCVSVTRYMAIAHHRFYYKRMNLCTCVAVICMVWTLSVAMAFPPVFDVGTYKFIREEEQCTFEHRYVKANDTLGFMLMLAVIVGMTHVVYIKMLCFVYDHRKMKPAQLVPAISQNWTFHGPGATGQAAANWIAGFGRGPTPPTLVGIRQALHPGNRRLLVLDEFKMEKRIGKMYYMITLTFLILWAPYISACYLRIFARGAPVPQLYLSAAVWMSFAQAGANPIISFLFNKELRMRLRACFPCCLGTQTPMEPYCVI